CGTAGATTAGGTAATACTCAcgtgattaaaaatatcaatttgcATGCAAATTTCACGTAACGCTGCGAAATACCCGAATCGCGGGAACACCAAAATTGGTATTTGGCCTTCACGCGAAATTATTGCCTCTTACGATTTCCAAATTATGCATGCGGCTATACGTGATATGatacctgaattttttttcaacgggcAGAACAATTATGAGATCTCCTGTCAAATTTCCATTGAAATTTGTCAAACAATCTGTGAATTATCAACTTCTCagctttgataaaaaaaaaaaatagttgttggtcaaatttaatttaccgTAATACTATAATCGTTGTTTGTATGTACGATATACTCGTAAACTGCAAAAGAATAACGCAGCAAATCTTTAGAATGCCTTTTTGACATAACAATATTCCGAGTAAAGGGGAAGAAAATGTCaaaatttcgttcaaaattGAGGGACGTTTATTCCATGATCAACAGGTTGTTTCGCCGCGTGTATTGTACGTAATACATATTGAATGAGGCCCGTGCTACAgctgagtaaaaaaaaaattagacgaaaTGTTTCATGCCAACAAAAAGTCGTCATTACATAACGGAAATAATTGCAATAGTCAATGTATTGCACAAACGTGGTTCCCGACGGAGCTGGCATCCGTATCGGCAGAAGCGCGCTTGGCGAATACACGAGAAATAAAGGTAAAAGAACGCCGAGCGCCTAGTCTCTGGGTCACCGAGAGAACGGAGCGAGGAGGCGTGGGCGGGTAAAGTGCTAACGGCGAGGGGGGAGAGCGGGAGAGAAACGCTTTCCCCttcattgtttgaaaaatcccGCCTGTGCCCCTCAGGAATCGATAGATGGCGCGCTCTATTGTTGACTCGGATCAAAATGGCAGCCTATAATGGGCACTCCGTGGGAACATTGTTCGGGTATCTTTATGACAAATGATTACCGTGActataattttgtataaaaagtgtCGCGGCGATAGTGTCGAATGATATTAGTGTAAATTATGTACTTTTACCAGCGAATCATGTGAGGATTCAGGCACCCTTGTAAACACCCGATCGGTGCACCCTGCGTGTTGGATATTTTGTTGAAGAACCATATTTACTGTGTTATCTTAAGAACGAAACGTTTATATCCTTGTTTAAATAACAGAAGACCGATTTAAGAACTTCGGTTAATCACCGCCAAGGTAAATACCGTAGTTAACTCATCCTTCCGCTTGTTCTCCCTGGAAAAATGCACCTTCGCTACGCGGTAAAAGAACTCCGTTCTCGGACCGTCGGGAATGCCATTTCCCATCGGCAACGAGAATACCAATGCAACTTGTTTGGGAACCCATTCAGGGGGCACCTGTTAAGTGGAACATTTCAACTCTTCGTCGACTATAATTCGGCTTTTATCAGCATCGCGTATCGCCTAACTCGGATCACCCGGTAGATTTCTAGTCAATAATGGAGGTGGTGGCGCATCGCGATGCGACCGTGTATTGTTGTCATTTCTATTATGTACAAATACACGCTCACCTACACCCGCAACATTCACGTGTTACTCAATTATTATCGTGACTTTATTGATAGTTAATTTCCCTCATTGCAAGTTACGCAATAAATTACGACCGTGATTATCGGTCGAGAAGTATATTCGCGCGATCCTGACTGACTCCACTCATATAACACACGGAAGATCTAATCAGTTCATTTTTCCTTTAATCACCTTTCCTCCTGGTCGGTAGCTCTTTGTTTGTTATACTTATTAATAAGAGACCACTCATGCGATCACCACTTTTTACAGCTGCAACGATCTCTCGTATgtcattttttgcaaaacatGTCATGAGGTGCTACATAACAACGGCTATTGCATGTCGTACCATCTTGCCATTTCAAAGAAACAGACTTTTACTTGGCAAttataatgatgataattctTCATCGTGTCATGTCAATTACAGCTACAGCTTTATGAATCACTTTTTTATACTAGTACGTATCATCCAGTTATATTAGAAATAAAAGATAACAGAAATGAATTGCTATGAAGTGCTATGTTCGGATCACAAAAGCTTTATAGCTTTTTTATCTATATGTGAATCCAAAAAACATGcctacaatattttttcaaattacatttatttatttttggcaACACGTTCTAGTGTTCCtagtattttttcttctccttgtAAAACAAACagttgaatttcatttgttcGTCATCAATCGTTCAGCGCATCCTCTACATAGACTTAGATAgacattttatatatatatatatatatatatatatatatatatatatatacacatatcaCATGAGTAAGGTCATCGTTTCCAACCCCAAACTTTTTTGTCATGTGTTCAAGCTTGAATTCCAACAGGGAAATCttgaaaattgatcaaaaacGTTAATGTAAATGTAAGATTATACTTTGAGGTTAGCGCGTATCAAATCACAAGTATGTCGAAAGTATGTcacatttataaatatacttCAGATACACTTTTCGGATTCACTTGTGCattggaaacaaaaaagaatacTTTTACATCGTGACATATTAATGGCAATAATCTCTATTTATTGTCTTCAGTCATGACATGACAGTCATGAAGATAAAAGTTTTGGAAAAGATCAAAGACATCGCTCATAAAAGTTGTTAGTATCCAGTAGTAAGATGTCTATTGGTTCTGGAACATTTATTCATGTCCTGAAAATTTATCCACTATTTGTCAATACTGTTCATGTTTTCAATTACTTTGTTAATTACTACttgttgattttcaatttaatttacttattCCTAGATATTAGCTTTCCACTACCTATCTTGTTTTGCCTTATCAGCGTTGCGTAAGTGTAAGATTTCTCTGCGACATTAAGTAATCTTTTGGATTTTGAATCATTTTATGACATAAGATGCAAAATTTGTGTAGAAGCATGTACGGAACAAAAACTGATCCCAAAAATCAGCACGAACTGAATTTAAACACATTTTATCCACCAATGAAAACTATTTGACTAACTTGTATTAAAAAAAGCATTAGGACTGAAAACATCTTAGGATTTTGTGCATCTAATTTATACTGGTCATCTTGAGTGCAGTAAATCAATCACGTCTTTAGGCATACAAGTAGCCCTGAAATAGGTTTTATTttgtgcaataaaaaaaaccatatCTTATGAGTCAATTTTTGCAGTAAAGCTAATTTTaagttatttattatatctaTGATATGAGAACTTGGAATTAATTGCTTTTCTTTCTGTCTTTCAGGATGCAATGGCGTCGCCTTATCTTTTCCTGAAACATAAGCAAATGCTGTGACGATCGCAGATAATCCTACAACGGTTCAATGTGACTTTTAAATTGACACTCAAAGTATACAAAGAAATGGACAATAAAAGATTAATGTTATGAATATCGTCGAGTCTGTAGATCGTGAATTTGGAGATCAAAGTCTGCAAGAAGCAGATCAGGCAGGCTAGGCACTCTGGTGCTTTAGCGTGGGTAATGGATCCCGCTGGGCCGTGGTATGCATCGTACAATCGTTTAGCCACTAGTGGTGCCGCTGGTACATTTCAAACTACGAGTCCAACTACGAGCGGTGATTTTGCATCCCATCACTTGCCCACGGCTGTTACCCAATCTGCCCCATCGACAACATCGCAGCTGCTTTTGCAAGCAGCACATACAACGGCAACACTGGCAGGACAACCTTCGCCATTTAATCCTGGAGGGTTTCTATCTCCGCCTCCAGTCGGCTATGACGTATTTTCCCCCCTGTTTCATCATGCCAACCCTAAACAGGCGCACTACGTTACACAGCATAGACAAGCCCTAGTCCACGCTCAGGCAGTTGCTACGACAAAGCAAAACACTTCCacggaaaatgaaatttcaacactTAGAGAGAATTACAACTCTTCACATCAGGCAACATTCTTTGAGCACCAAGGCAATGCCTCGTCACCAACAACGTCAAGTTTAGCATGGACACATCAAAACAATTCCCAACTTCCTAGCCCTTTCGGCATTTTACCACATGAGACTGTCGTTCCATCTTCACCAGGACCTCCTTCGTCCAAGTCTGGTGGTACTGCGTATGAAAACACGTTCAATGCCCACTTTGCCGCTGCTCAAACCTTGAACAATCTAAATTCGCAGCTACCCTCTCCTGTAGTAACGGCAGCTGAATTTAAATCATCCAACTATACAGAGACTAAGAAAGTCACTAGTGTCAGGCCACAGTCTCCGGCTGTTACCATAAAACCAGTGGTCTCTGTTCCAACGGCTAGCAGTACACAaccattttttcaacaagGAGCTGCGTCATTCGGATCAGAACCTCTTTCTAGTAGTTACGCAGCTGCAAGTGGGAACCAATCTTCTAATGCAAAGGTTCAATCTTCCCTACAGCATCAACAATCGTGTATTGTCTCTACAGCCAGCAATACATCCGGCAAGGAATACAGGATCCCACAACCTCCGATAAGGTCGCCATCGACAACTTCTATTTTCTTGAATACAAGTGCTGCAGTGAGAACGACACCTTCGCAAGTCCAGGAAAAACAATCAGCAAGAAATAGCAACTTTGCTTCCCCCCCCAGCAAGGGAGCTGCAGTAACTCCCCAATCAATTCAAACTAAAGCACAGACTAAAATATATCCTGAACTAGGTAGCCATGGTGAGCACAGGAGAACAGAACAAAATGCTCACGAGAATAGCCAGTCGTCACCGATTAGCTTTTCTCTGATTGATTCTAGAGGGTTGAATTACGCCAGCAATAATGCAACCAATTGTAATAATGCGAACAGTAAATTAGCCCCCAGTCAAAGAACACCTACCAATAGTAATATTCAGCAGCAACACAGTCAACAACAATTCCATGCATTAAatcagcagcaacagcaacaacagcagcaacaacaacagcagcaacaacagcaacaacagcagcagcaacagcagcaagcAACACCTTACAGACATTATTCTACGAGCTCTACAAGCGATTCCGAATATCATCATACTGGGAGATCAAAGTCTACGACTTCCACAGACTCTGCATATTCATCAAATAATTCTACGCAAAATGGCCCTGACTGTGCCGTCGTTGTACCACGGAGGCCTAGTCCTCTGCAAGCACATTCACAGGCCAGTCCTCTGGGTCATGTGCCAAGTCCTGCTTATCCGATGTATAATAGCCCTATGGCAACAATGTCTTCTCCATCTCCTTTACAGCAGCATGGAGAGCCTAGTGGAAGTCAATGTACTAGCGGGTCACAGTTCAAAGCAACCGTTCAACAGGTCACACCTCCCTCTCCGTTGGATGTTACCGTTCCCAGACCAGCATCTCAAAATCAGGTCGCATATTCTTCGGTGATTACTAGGGCATTAGGAACAACGGAGAATAACAAGGCCAGTTACAACACGGAGAACAGAAACTATGAAAGACAGCAGGAATTTAGCCAGAATCAAAAACAGCAGGTTTGTTGGGAAAATGATAATAGACAGACAAATGCCAGTAGAAAATTTCCAGTTACAACTTACCAAGCTAGTAACGCAGATATGAGTACGCAAAATTTACCTATTCAACAACAGGCGCAGAgagttttaaatatttctgaacGGCAACAGGCTTATTTTGATTCAAGCCAAGTTACTTTACAGGATCTAAGCAGCTGTAGGGGTGATCCTATGAgcattgttaaaaatttacagaCCTTGCAGCAGAGCTCATGTCAGATACAGCAACAAGCTTCTACTCCTAATCCGGCCGAGCAGCAGAAACAGGTTGAAGAAAGGCGGAAAGTTGATACTGTAAGtaagaagaggaaaaatgcTGAGAAAGGGACGCATGGGTCATCACTTAATGATTTGGCAGGAGCGGCAGCTATGACAGAGTATTTAAGTAGAATACCACCTCCTGCTCATCATAACGCTAATCAGCAGCAACAAAATggttattttgattttgacaGGTGGAATATTCCTCCACCAccgtcaaaaatttttccttcgaCTTCGGGGACTTTTGCTTCTCAAACGACGTTGCATCACTCTAATAACTTTGTTAGTAATCCTGCACATCAACATCAGTCTTTGATGGTTACCCATCATCATGCTCCCCCGCCGATACCATATTTTCCGGCATTTCACATACCACCCGGGCACCATGCTCATCATTCGCACGAGTTTCAATCATCAGTTGAAATACCTTCTACTGCTTACGGCGAGAATTCAGTAAACCATGCAAGTTACAATCAAGATGCGAGAGACGATCAGCCCAAGGTCATAGttccaaatatcgaagaaGAATTAGGATTTCTTCAACAAAATCAAGAACCTGTCCAGACTTTTAATCGAATTAACAAAGACTCCAAGGGGCCGGGTAGCGGCAAAGATCCTAATTCTGGTTTTATGACTAGTTATCTCAAGTTTTTACAAGGTGAAAGAGATCCATCTCCTCCACCTGCGATTCGTGGTGGCAGAAAGGCAACATGGAACAGGTCAAAGCCTTACATTCCACCGGAACCACATAAATCAGcatcaattgaaaattcaactcgaGCATCTACAAATGGAGTCAACACTCAGCCTCAAGAAAAAATAGTCCAACCAACCTCCAAGAACACCACAATTGACTATGCTAACGATCCAAGATACTTTCCTTTACctaaggagagaaaaaagcaAAACTTTGATTCTAGCGATGATGGGTTTACAAGTGatgatgatttttcatttcctcctaaaaaaagtgaaaagaaatgtGTGGAATATACTATCACCAAATCGGAAGGAAAGCCTCGGAAAGGCAGACCAATAAAACCTGGTGGACCAAcggatagaaaaagaaaagctgCAGCGGCTGCAGCCGAGGCTGCTGCAACTGCTGCTGCAACTGCTGTTGCTGCAaagaatgcaaaaaaaatggaagaaggTGAGTAActtgtttcttgtttttttatcctcaaatcaacatgaaacaattgattttattatttattatttcattcataTTAAAATATTGGAAGTATCATGAAATATCATGGAATATGATTGTTGGTTCTGATCACGACtcattttttctaaatcatATCTCACATTTTGATTGATTACAGTGGATCCCTTATTGCTACCTCCGAGACGTGAGACGTCTAGAAGAAAAGCAAAGGAGAAAACATCAGTGAAACAGTTTCTCGATCGGCAGCAGGGCATTGATTACTTTGACAACGATGAAGAACTCGGTGATTCTGACTCTGATCCAGCATGGACACCTGCTGTTAAATTGGtaggagaggaggaggagaaaaaaaagaaaagaagtagACCTGTTATAACGAAGAAAACGAGAAGAATTATCGACGAGGATGGATATTCATCAGGAGATATTGCTGTACAGAGAAAAGCATCGAGAAAAAAGCTAGGCGCCGTTGGCAAACATTCTAGCAATGCAACAAGAGCCTTGACTAAACTAGAAGATAAAGTAATCCCAGTTAACAGTGATGATGATTTGGATATTTCACCATTCAAGGTCCGTATTAGGCTTATGTCTATTgagatattaaaaattgattgtggtgcgtaaaaacaaatttgaatcttGCGTCATTATCGTTTGGCATTAGTTAGAAATTTGTAAGTGATTTAGGTTCATTTTGATCACTTCAAACAATGTTATTCAAAGTATACGTTCGTTCTGGACTACAGTATCAGTGGGCAAATTCGTAAAGTATCAACGTCTATTGACAAAGTTGCAGAGTATTAGAATTGTATTCAAGTAGTAGTACTTACAaaagtagtttttttttttcttctaaagtacatgtacatatactGTGGTGTACATGTGGTGagatttaaattaatttttggtTCATTAAAAAACGGAAATGTATCGGTTGCATGCAGCATTTTGTGGATGATTCAGAAGAAATGGTAATTTCATATGAAAGTATTACTTGATTTTTATACTGCAGTTTGTTATGTTTaggtaaaataaaactgaTCGCTTTGTCCTATCTGTAAATTCCTCCAGTCAGGAGCATGAGTAGAACACTGAATTTCACGTACCTATCAAAGAATAGCATTTCTCATCTGTCTAGGCTGCAAACGTACAAAGCATAGCaatcattaaaatatttccgCGCCAAAACGGAGCCCATCGATTCcataattttcgttgaaaatttttaatcatgcTCTGAATATCTTGCGAGGTTTTCTTTTATCGAGTTATTAATTTGTGTCGACCTTGTAATGTTTGTTGAATAGTCTGGCGAATTCGTGGTAATTAAATCGGATTTGGATGAAGACTTTCCTGCCCTTTGGAGAATAGACGGCAAGACGCTACTTCAGAAATACGAGCCTTTCAAATCTAATGGGAAAACTTTGTACAGAAACATATCTACGGTAATGCTGCTTGCTGAatgaatgtaaatattttggAATTTCTTTCACTGCAATGTTAATAACGACGGATTTTGAACTTTGTTATGTAGTATTCTGGCTGGGCACCTCAAAATCGTCACATATACCAACAAGTTCCAATAAAGTTCTGGCAACAAGGCAAAATGGAAACCGTCGTAGAATTTCTACGTGACGAAATGATTATCGACGATAGGTAAGTTTGTGTGGATCAATCTAGGAAATCTGTTGACCTATTGTTTCATGCAGTTAAGAAAATCATCAATATTAAACTTTTAAGTAATAGActacattatttttaaagcGAACATATAGTCAAATCGATGAAAGATACGGAAAAATATCAGGACAACTTCGAAGTGTACATACAAACGCTCATTTCTCAAGCTCTGGATTCGAATTTTCtcactgaaatatttcaagaacAAGGTAAAGAATTGTAATTTGCGTAAAATTAATGTGTgaacgttattttttataactgtCAATTTAAGATATCAATGTCATTATTTCAGATGATTATTTCCTGTCCAATGTGAAAACAGTTGATGAAGTAActgaagaaagaaaacgtCGACTTTTGGCTACCACAAAATGGAATCCTAACATTGTAACAGCAATATCCACATGGCCATGCCTGAATGTCCTTAAAGACCTTACAGCGCCTGAATTTAAAGGAAAACAATGTACCGGTTGTCAGCAGCAGAAAATTCACGCCAGAGTTCTGTTGTATGGTCAACCGTACAACGGTACTACTCTCGAAGGCTCTCCTCCAGACCCTAGAATCCCTCAAGAGAAGGTGTGCCGCATGCTTTGTCATTGACTTACTACCGTCACACCAATATTTCATGCAACTAAACATATTACTTATATTcgagaaatataaattattgggTAGACACTAGCATTTCACcaatctgaatatttttctttccttatcGTTTCAGGATTTTCTTCTATGTCGAATATGTCAAGGGAAGGTAGCTTTGTACAATAAGGTGGCGCATCAAAAGTATCTAATGTTCTTGGAGTGTGCCAAGCGAGTAGCTGATAAGCGACTTGCGGATCCGCATAAGGATACAACTATTATACTTAATGAGTTACTTGCTGACGAAACTTGGCTCAATCAGGTActtgatatcaaattttatacttttcagTTACATGAAATGAAGGCTTGCTAGTTTTGGCCTCTTGAGGATCGTTGCACAGTTAGTACGTGCGCGAAATTTCTGTCAAGAATTTTTGCGTTCAattacaacaaaatttttaatatgcAGTAACGTTGCAAACTTTTATTCTTCACCACTAAGTCAGCGGAAAGCCCAAAAACATAAAACGCGATCACTTAAttcggttttcttttttgttttataaattcattttattattttgcagTTGTTCAAAGAAGTTCGAGGCATCTGGGCAGAAATTGATAGCATGGAACAACAAACTAAAGCAAAAGTAAATTCTCGAGTGAAGTCAACAACTCCAAGTTTGGAAATTGACTCTTTAACGCATACTTCGTCGACGCTGGTAAATGCAGGACCTGCTGCCACCCCTATTTCACAGGTGCCTACTGAAAGTAATCCATTGATAATGGTTAATAATACccaaatgaattttgaaccgTCTTAGTTCTTTTATGACAATTTTCACGATCAATGATGACCGAATGAGTTGTAAAAATATGGGTTGTTTCACCCagtgataaaataaacacGTGAAaagagtatatatatatctctacAAGAAAAACGGTTTCTCTGTAGACGTCGGACTGTCTTGATCTTACGAATTGTAGTAACAACATTAATAACAGAAAATCATCATAGACATAGGAATACGACGATCTTTAATTTTAGTTGTGAATTATATTCGTAGATAATAATTCGTAATTCGTAGCAATAGTAATAACTTACACCCGCACACACTGTTCATTTGTAACATACTCACCCGTGACATAGATGATTGAAAATCATGCCCAAATTTTGCCACTACTTTAACGTTatctattgaaaattatcatattcgTGTGAATATAGAGATAGTTGTAGAATTTATATCGCGTCTAGGTTTCGGACAAAGTTAAATTAGAATTTGCTAAAGTCTGAGTGTGCAAGTGAGATAgatattttagaaatattcGTGAAAAGTGAAAGTGTGAGAAATTTAACGATTAACTGACTTTACTGTGTAATATACTCATATACATCACGTTGTGCTAAAGCGTCAAAGGTTGATACTGGTGACAGATGAAATCAACAATGTTTTCTGTTAGGCTTACTTTCAACTTATAGTTGTCCTGAAATGATAATGCTGAactttgtcaaatttttttttcattagcGATAACGGTTAGTCAGCCATCCAAGATGTTGAGCGAGAACGTTTGCCTATTTCCATCAACGAAAATCTTTTCTAAATAGTAAACAATATAAGCCTGACGATACTTATAACGCTGTAGTGGCTTCTATAAAACTGAAACAGAGAATGCTTCTAAATTCAAGTGCCACAAAATATTgttgtgaaatttgaattgacTATTAACGTCTATTGTTTGAACGAATTACTGATCACGGGATGATGAGACCTAATATGTAATTCCTATTTAACTTATTGTTAATAATGGTGAATTACCGAAAGGAATGAAATTCTAAATAACGATACATCTGGGGAACTCAATTGGATACCTTATGCCAGAGTGAATTGGCTATTTACAATATGTAAGATGTGagaatttttacttttgtaCGATGtcatgtttcaatttttaaatacgtATTTATTTGGAAAATCTTGTCCCGCGACTGTGATAAACAGATAAATGGAGAAGGgcataataatatttgcaCTTCTGGCACAGTTTCAGatgtgtataaaatgaaatttatctaGCTTAGGATGTAAAGTTTGTAATTCAGTTTGCCATTGGACCATCCAATTATTATGAACACAAATAACGTCGTGGTTCACGTACTGTCTCTCATTGATTATctgcatttttcattcttctaaAAAAACGATTCTTACTTCCAGccataatatatgtatgtataaaaattccaattaaATAACAGTTTCTTCTGCTTGAACAAAGGACTCAAAGTTGTTAGCTGTAAAATCTATGCACATTCAAAACCAGTAACCGAAAATTATCGTACATTCATACGTATGCAAAACAgttgtttgaaattcgtgGTATTTAATTATCATATTTTGCAAGTAGTAAtttttggttgaaaatatAGTTGAAAATCATCTGCAATTTAACCCTAATTGTTCACACCTTGGTAAAGTAATCACAAATTCAattgtgcagaaaaaaaaacgaggagtttgaaaaatatttggggTGAAATTCACCCAGAGTGATCAATTAGGGTTAAGCTAGTAAACTAATCCATGTCGACATTTCGAAAAGCCACTTTCGGAATAATTTCTTTGCCGTAATGTAATAGTTTATTTAATTGCTTTTGTGTAcataaaaattatgagaatatGTATATCGACAGAAATCGCGTGTTTAGTCAAGTGCGACGCTGCAAGTTACTTGCTAAAGTCACAAAAATCGTATAACGGTTACTAACATCAAAAATTCCTGCTAGTTCTTTATGTATCTTTATAtcaaatcaatttaaaaaatgaatcaaataCGGAAATGTACAAACTCATAAGTTTGaagtaaaatatcaatttgtTTTGGAGAAAGCGAGGGTATATAATGACTAGATAAGTAGGAGAGTAAATTACTGACGTTTTATCATTCAACGATTGAAAATTAGTTAAgattatcgttattttcattattattattatcatcactcgtgaatatcaaaattaattttcatggcaatttaaaaaaaaatatggtttcTCCTGTACGATTGTAAACATCACATTTACACAATTTAGAATCTATACTTAATATCTTTATTTCATCGTCCACCATTTTGGAGCATTGATAAATAGTTTCGTAACGTTTAATGTTAAGTTGCAATAGCTCTTAGATATACTTTCCAGTAGATGATAAACATTTAGTAATAATACCATAACTGCTGATAGTTTGCTGTACATTAAAAATCACTACATTTTAATTGGCAATATTGCTACATATTGTTTAAACGTTCGAAGTGTTTAAGTTTTCATTTGTTTCTACGTTTATTAGGAATTATATTGGTAAAGACAAGTGGTGATATGTGTGTGTGGCGagaatgtattttttgagaagatgtatcaaattatatttgtaaattgtaaaGATATAATAGCGATAGGTGGCTACAATTAATGAAATTGGCTGTCAAGTTTCAatacctttttcttcttatttttatcattattatgacaaattgaaattactaTATGAATACTTTTCACAAATATTACGTAATTGATTTGTACTGTAAATTATCGAATCAATTATGGACTTTGAACGTTATAAATGCGGGCATTTGGACATTAACATcacaataataaaaagtacAGTATGcaagtgtaaaaatttttattttcgaaaatgtgcCATATCACATAATGGTGGTATTATGTTTCAAGAACTCAACGG
This genomic stretch from Neodiprion pinetum isolate iyNeoPine1 chromosome 6, iyNeoPine1.2, whole genome shotgun sequence harbors:
- the LOC124221322 gene encoding uncharacterized protein isoform X1 is translated as MDPAGPWYASYNRLATSGAAGTFQTTSPTTSGDFASHHLPTAVTQSAPSTTSQLLLQAAHTTATLAGQPSPFNPGGFLSPPPVGYDVFSPLFHHANPKQAHYVTQHRQALVHAQAVATTKQNTSTENEISTLRENYNSSHQATFFEHQGNASSPTTSSLAWTHQNNSQLPSPFGILPHETVVPSSPGPPSSKSGGTAYENTFNAHFAAAQTLNNLNSQLPSPVVTAAEFKSSNYTETKKVTSVRPQSPAVTIKPVVSVPTASSTQPFFQQGAASFGSEPLSSSYAAASGNQSSNAKVQSSLQHQQSCIVSTASNTSGKEYRIPQPPIRSPSTTSIFLNTSAAVRTTPSQVQEKQSARNSNFASPPSKGAAVTPQSIQTKAQTKIYPELGSHGEHRRTEQNAHENSQSSPISFSLIDSRGLNYASNNATNCNNANSKLAPSQRTPTNSNIQQQHSQQQFHALNQQQQQQQQQQQQQQQQQQQQQQQQQATPYRHYSTSSTSDSEYHHTGRSKSTTSTDSAYSSNNSTQNGPDCAVVVPRRPSPLQAHSQASPLGHVPSPAYPMYNSPMATMSSPSPLQQHGEPSGSQCTSGSQFKATVQQVTPPSPLDVTVPRPASQNQVAYSSVITRALGTTENNKASYNTENRNYERQQEFSQNQKQQVCWENDNRQTNASRKFPVTTYQASNADMSTQNLPIQQQAQRVLNISERQQAYFDSSQVTLQDLSSCRGDPMSIVKNLQTLQQSSCQIQQQASTPNPAEQQKQVEERRKVDTVSKKRKNAEKGTHGSSLNDLAGAAAMTEYLSRIPPPAHHNANQQQQNGYFDFDRWNIPPPPSKIFPSTSGTFASQTTLHHSNNFVSNPAHQHQSLMVTHHHAPPPIPYFPAFHIPPGHHAHHSHEFQSSVEIPSTAYGENSVNHASYNQDARDDQPKVIVPNIEEELGFLQQNQEPVQTFNRINKDSKGPGSGKDPNSGFMTSYLKFLQGERDPSPPPAIRGGRKATWNRSKPYIPPEPHKSASIENSTRASTNGVNTQPQEKIVQPTSKNTTIDYANDPRYFPLPKERKKQNFDSSDDGFTSDDDFSFPPKKSEKKCVEYTITKSEGKPRKGRPIKPGGPTDRKRKAAAAAAEAAATAAATAVAAKNAKKMEEVDPLLLPPRRETSRRKAKEKTSVKQFLDRQQGIDYFDNDEELGDSDSDPAWTPAVKLVGEEEEKKKKRSRPVITKKTRRIIDEDGYSSGDIAVQRKASRKKLGAVGKHSSNATRALTKLEDKVIPVNSDDDLDISPFKSGEFVVIKSDLDEDFPALWRIDGKTLLQKYEPFKSNGKTLYRNISTYSGWAPQNRHIYQQVPIKFWQQGKMETVVEFLRDEMIIDDSEHIVKSMKDTEKYQDNFEVYIQTLISQALDSNFLTEIFQEQDINVIISDDYFLSNVKTVDEVTEERKRRLLATTKWNPNIVTAISTWPCLNVLKDLTAPEFKGKQCTGCQQQKIHARVLLYGQPYNGTTLEGSPPDPRIPQEKDFLLCRICQGKVALYNKVAHQKYLMFLECAKRVADKRLADPHKDTTIILNELLADETWLNQLFKEVRGIWAEIDSMEQQTKAKVNSRVKSTTPSLEIDSLTHTSSTLVNAGPAATPISQVPTESNPLIMVNNTQMNFEPS